From the Lolium rigidum isolate FL_2022 chromosome 2, APGP_CSIRO_Lrig_0.1, whole genome shotgun sequence genome, one window contains:
- the LOC124689240 gene encoding disease resistance protein RGA5-like: protein MNLALGAMGSLLPKLGELLKEEYKMQTGVKRDVQAFSAELVSMRAALRRVAEVPRDQLDEEVRIWAGDVRELSYDTEDVVDSLLVRVKGSETDADMDGFKELVSKMKGLFKKGKARRQIATAIKDIKEQVQDVAARHERYKADGVFANLAAATRITAVDPLLVALHEDKQRIVGIETARDKLIEKLCLTDDASKQPKILSIVGFGGLGKTTLAKAIYDEVRSGFDCTAFVSVSRSPDIKKVLKEILFEVDRKRYMSLRGATLNEKQLIEQLQESLGTKRYFIVVDDIWDVTAWKTIRYALMGTECGSRIITTTRNINVSKECSSYNDDMVHNMEPLSNGDSQRLFYKRIFPGDNMCPPELQEVSMNILKKCAGVPLAIITIASHLASNQQIKPSSQWYVLLNSIGSGLTKGDTNFDEMKRILSFSYYDLPSHLKTCLLYLSTFPEDYIIDRDRLIRRWIAEGFIQGGIHSCRVHDIMLDLICDLASEENFVTIMDTIKLNTPLERKVRRLSIQKAELPTTQLATGSISQVRSFTIFRPVIIQMLPLSRFEVLRVLDLQDCNLEECGHLSLSCVGNLLYLRYLGLRNTRLRKIPLDIGKLLFLQTLDLKGVDGNAEELPGSFVRLRNLMFLYLGCITYLPAGHKSLTSLRELRGAYFTQDSDLEELRYLTELRELKFRLPSKYPLEKVHIMLESLGKLHKLESLHIASEATWVRIFVVLSMALSRLLGDSVWSPTRGPVHGGISSIRVHGGPGARDVPLHASRDSSPLPLASSRFHFHFHSHELTADS from the exons ATGAATCTTGCCTTGGGAGCCATGGGCTCCCTTCTGCCGAAGCTGGGCGAGCTGCTCAAAGAGGAGTACAAGATGCAGACCGGCGTGAAGCGAGACGTCCAGGCTTTCTCCGCCGAGCTGGTGAGCATGCGCGCCGCCCTTCGCAGGGTGGCGGAGGTGCCACGGGACCAGCTCGACGAGGAGGTCAGGATCTGGGCCGGCGACGTCCGGGAGCTGTCTTATGACACGGAGGACGTCGTTGACTCCCTCCTCGTGCGCGTCAAGGGCTCCGAGACTGATGCCGACATGGACGGCTTCAAGGAGCTCGTGAGCAAGATGAAAGGCTTGTTCAAAAAGGGCAAGGCTCGCCGTCAGATCGCCACAGCGATCAAGGACATCAAGGAGCAGGTCCAGGATGTGGCTGCCAGGCATGAAAGGTATAAAGCTGATGGTGTTTTTGCTAATCTAGCTGCAGCCACAAGGATCACAGCCGTTGACCCTCTCCTGGTGGCTCTCCACGAAGACAAGCAAAGGATTGTTGGAATTGAAACAGCAAGGGACAAGCTAATTGAGAAGCTCTGTTTGACTGACGATGCATCCAAACAACCCAAGATACTCTCCATTGTTGGATTTGGAGGACTGGGGAAGACAACTCTCGCCAAAGCAATCTATGATGAGGTTCGATCAGGTTTTGATTGTACGGCTTTTGTGTCGGTGTCTCGGAGTCCTGACATCAAGAAAGTTTTGAAAGAAATACTGTTTGAAGTTGATAGGAAAAGGTATATGAGTTTGCGTGGTGCTACACTAAATGAAAAGCAGCTCATCGAACAACTCCAAGAATCGCTAGGGACAAAGAG GTACTTCATCGTTGTTGATGATATATGGGATGTAACTGCATGGAAAACAATCAGATATGCTCTGATGGGTACTGAATGCGGAAGTAGAATAATCACTACTACCCGCAATATCAATGTCTCTAAAGAATGCTCCTCTTATAATGATGATATGGTTCATAACATGGAACCTCTCTCTAATGGCGACTCTCAAAGACTCTTCTATAAGAGAATATTCCCAGGAGACAATATGTGTCCTCCTGAATTGCAAGAAGTTTCGATGAATATCTTGAAGAAATGTGCCGGGGTACCATTGGCCATTATTACTATAGCCAGTCATCTGGCTAGTAATCAACAAATAAAACCCAGTAGTCAATGGTATGTTTTGCTCAACTCTATTGGTAGTGGACTTACAAAAGGAGATACTAATTTTGACGAGATGAAGAGGATATTATCATTTAGCTATTATGATCTCCCTTCTCATCTGAAGACTTGCTTATTATATTTAAGTACATTCCCAGAAGACTATATCATTGATAGAGACCGGTTGATAAGAAGATGGATTGCTGAAGGTTTCATCCAAG GTGGAATACATAGTTGTCGTGTGCATGATATAATGCTCGATCTCATATGTGACTTGGCCAGTGAAGAAAACTTTGTCACTATAATGGATACTATCAAGTTAAACACGCCTCTGGAAAGAAAGGTCCGCAGGCTGTCCATTCAAAAGGCAGAGCTCCCAACCACTCAGCTAGCAACCGGTAGCATCTCTCAAGTGAGATCCTTCACCATTTTTAGACCTGTTATTATTCAGATGCTTCCTCTATCGAGATTTGAAGTTTTGCGTGTGTTGGACCTACAAGATTGTAACCTTGAGGAATGTGGCCATCTTAGCCTTAGTTGTGTCGGTAATTTATTGTACCTGAGATACCTAGGGCTAAGGAACACAAGACTCCGAAAGATCCCGCTGGATATAGGAAAGCTATTATTTTTACAGACACTCGACTTGAAAGGGGTAGATGGGAATGCAGAAGAACTACCGGGGAGTTTTGTCCGGCTGAGAAATCTGATGTTCCTATATCTTGGTTGTATTACATATCTGCCTGCAGGGCATAAGAGTCTGACGTCCCTCAGAGAGCTAAGAGGGGCATACTTTACACAAGATAGCGATCTGGAAGAGCTGCGTTACCTGACCGAGCTGAGGGAGTTGAAGTTTCGTTTACCATCAAAATATCCTCTCGAGAAAGTTCATATTATGTTGGAGTCTTTAGGCAAATTGCACAAACTAGAGAGTCTACATATTGCATCTGAGGCAACCTGGGTTCGAATATTTGTGGTCCTGTCCATGGCGCTCTCGCGACTCCTGGGCGACTCTGTCTGGAGCCCGACCCGAGGTCCTGTCCATGGCGGGATCTCCTCGATCCGCGTCCATGGCGGGCCAGGGGCGCGGGATGTGCCTCTCCACGCGTCGCGAGACAGTTCTCCCTTGCCACTTGCCTCCTCCCGGTTCCACTTCCACTTCCACTCACACGAGCTCACCGCCGATAGCTAG